The Candidatus Koribacter versatilis Ellin345 genome has a segment encoding these proteins:
- a CDS encoding M3 family metallopeptidase produces MRRLLCWVLILAGTCVAQKPAPIAAQLDAREQQLEKLYADYWRMEYKIALGESNLSSRPIQEQIRTVVSDDKFLVQLKKAKFTDPLLQKRQKLFLNEAVYTKITNDPALTAVVEQVTNQDNAIRYKVGDRSLTRAELTDLLEHNPDRRIREAAWRAETQITKANGDHIRQAIRLRNDLASKYSDEIFSMFMLHRKGLEVQDLFSWFDQIKEQTEPEYQRLLAQMRKVLGVAKIEPWDLDFYFANFTQSFEAQKFPVAEGWPKAKQLAQALGYNLDSVEMHDADLGFGGAAYPVLYGKEAKILANRYKGIDYYDHLFHATGHALHYELMDEPSYLIRANYAEPMDEGTAQVFTLQLYRPEVEIKTFALSPAQARQMGTSYRLRQLMEVRGTIADALSEFETYGDPDQDPSAVYNRIHSQYLGVDMHDEPVWAFNSLYGSDPIYLQSLVVGDMVAHQIVHHIDQQYGRTWGKAAGEELKADFFARGAEMTIDEYMKKGTGEALTPRYLVRFLSGSLTLQ; encoded by the coding sequence ATGCGAAGACTTCTCTGTTGGGTTCTGATTCTCGCCGGGACGTGCGTCGCCCAGAAGCCGGCGCCCATTGCGGCGCAACTCGACGCACGCGAACAGCAATTGGAAAAGCTATACGCCGATTATTGGCGGATGGAGTACAAGATCGCCCTCGGCGAATCGAACTTGTCCTCGCGCCCGATTCAAGAACAGATCCGCACCGTCGTCTCGGACGACAAGTTCCTCGTACAACTGAAGAAGGCCAAGTTCACCGATCCGCTGCTGCAAAAACGCCAGAAACTGTTTCTGAACGAAGCGGTGTACACCAAGATCACCAACGATCCGGCCCTCACGGCCGTAGTCGAACAAGTTACCAATCAGGACAATGCAATCCGATACAAGGTCGGTGATCGCTCACTGACTCGCGCGGAACTCACCGATCTGCTCGAGCACAACCCCGATCGCCGTATTCGCGAAGCGGCCTGGCGTGCCGAGACCCAAATCACGAAGGCGAATGGCGACCACATCCGGCAGGCAATCCGTCTGCGCAACGACCTCGCCAGCAAGTACTCCGACGAAATCTTCTCGATGTTCATGCTGCACCGCAAAGGCCTTGAGGTGCAGGACCTCTTCTCCTGGTTCGACCAGATCAAGGAACAAACTGAGCCGGAGTACCAGCGCCTGCTGGCGCAGATGCGGAAAGTCCTCGGTGTTGCGAAGATTGAGCCGTGGGACCTCGACTTCTACTTCGCGAATTTCACCCAATCGTTCGAAGCGCAGAAATTTCCGGTAGCGGAAGGCTGGCCAAAAGCCAAGCAACTCGCACAAGCCCTCGGCTACAACCTCGACTCGGTAGAAATGCACGACGCGGACCTCGGTTTCGGCGGGGCGGCCTATCCGGTCCTGTATGGAAAAGAAGCCAAGATACTGGCGAACCGGTACAAGGGCATCGATTATTACGATCATCTTTTTCACGCCACCGGTCACGCTCTGCACTACGAGCTAATGGATGAGCCCTCCTATCTCATACGCGCGAACTACGCGGAGCCAATGGATGAAGGCACGGCGCAGGTTTTCACTCTTCAGCTTTATCGTCCCGAGGTTGAGATCAAAACGTTTGCTTTGAGCCCGGCACAGGCACGGCAGATGGGAACCAGCTATCGTCTGCGCCAGCTAATGGAGGTGCGGGGCACTATCGCCGACGCGCTCTCGGAGTTCGAGACCTATGGCGATCCCGATCAGGATCCGTCGGCGGTATACAACCGCATCCACTCGCAGTATCTCGGCGTGGATATGCACGACGAGCCAGTGTGGGCATTCAATTCACTGTACGGATCTGACCCGATCTACCTTCAGAGTCTTGTTGTCGGCGACATGGTGGCTCACCAGATCGTTCATCACATCGACCAGCAGTACGGCCGCACTTGGGGCAAGGCCGCCGGGGAAGAACTTAAGGCTGATTTCTTCGCGCGCGGCGCCGAGATGACCATTGACGAGTACATGAAAAAAGGCACCGGCGAGGCCCTGACGCCGCGCTACCTGGTCCGCTTCCTCAGCGGATCACTCACGCTGCAATAG
- a CDS encoding lipid-binding SYLF domain-containing protein — translation MKRWIAALLGLLMAPTLSLASTGEHEADRVEEAGTVMGEILNIPDNIPQDLLDKAECVIVLPSVKKFAIGIGGNYGRGIMTCRTGEHYTGHWSAPALYALEGGNIGFQLGGEETDFVLLVMNTRGASSLLKSKVKLGADAAAAAGPKGRNAQAATDVVMRAEILSYSRSRGLFAGISLEGTTLRSDGSANHKLYGRELSAKDIIRLGKVGAPASASKLLSVLNHHSPVNKSDPKSLQN, via the coding sequence ATGAAGCGCTGGATTGCGGCCCTGCTTGGGCTGCTGATGGCTCCCACATTGTCTCTCGCATCCACCGGTGAACACGAAGCTGATCGCGTTGAAGAAGCCGGCACCGTGATGGGCGAGATCCTGAATATTCCCGACAACATCCCGCAAGACCTGCTCGACAAAGCTGAGTGCGTGATCGTGCTGCCTTCGGTGAAGAAGTTTGCGATCGGTATCGGAGGAAATTACGGGCGCGGCATTATGACCTGCCGCACGGGCGAACACTACACCGGGCACTGGAGCGCACCGGCGCTCTATGCGCTTGAGGGCGGGAACATTGGCTTTCAGCTTGGCGGCGAAGAGACAGACTTCGTGCTGCTGGTGATGAACACACGTGGCGCGTCCTCACTATTGAAGAGCAAAGTGAAGCTTGGAGCGGATGCCGCGGCTGCTGCTGGTCCGAAGGGTCGCAACGCGCAGGCCGCGACCGACGTAGTGATGCGCGCGGAGATCTTGTCGTATTCTCGATCGCGCGGATTGTTCGCGGGTATCTCGCTCGAAGGCACGACACTGCGCTCGGATGGTAGCGCTAACCATAAGCTCTACGGACGCGAGCTCTCGGCGAAAGACATTATTCGCCTCGGCAAAGTCGGCGCGCCGGCATCGGCGTCGAAGCTGCTCTCCGTGTTAAATCATCACTCGCCGGTCAATAAGTCGGACCCGAAGTCTCTGCAAAATTAG
- a CDS encoding site-2 protease family protein — MSDPNTPLPTESPEYDYPVPVYYYPRVKTRYWLHALLLALTFFTTLTVGAKFQDNFMHHQPLIGDGFPFPLLWVLHQPSNLLLGLPFALSLMGILLAHEMGHYVYCRRYHVLATLPYFLPAPTLIGTLGAFIRIKSPIRSRKALFDIGIGGPIAGFVVAMPLLFLGLALSRAGSGEPIDFGFPLVFHLAHIVCGPRVALSQTALHPIAIAAWFGMFATSLNLLPGGQLDGGHILASVWPRTHRWISICTIIALFGLSFFLFLGWLLWAIFLAIAIRHPWVPEYPPLDKPRRWIAFCGLVMLVITIAPRPFAGLSIYDFIMYWKHGG, encoded by the coding sequence ATGTCTGACCCGAATACCCCTCTGCCAACGGAATCCCCGGAATACGATTATCCCGTACCGGTGTACTACTATCCCCGCGTAAAGACGCGGTATTGGCTGCATGCACTGTTGCTGGCGCTCACGTTCTTTACAACGCTGACGGTGGGAGCTAAGTTTCAGGACAACTTCATGCACCATCAGCCGCTGATTGGCGATGGCTTCCCTTTCCCGCTGCTTTGGGTTCTGCATCAACCTTCGAACTTGCTGCTTGGCCTGCCGTTTGCGCTGTCCCTGATGGGGATCCTGCTCGCGCACGAGATGGGGCACTACGTCTATTGCCGGCGTTACCATGTGCTTGCGACGCTGCCCTATTTTCTTCCGGCGCCGACTTTGATTGGGACACTTGGTGCGTTCATCCGGATCAAGTCGCCGATCCGATCGCGCAAGGCGCTCTTCGATATCGGCATTGGTGGACCGATTGCCGGATTCGTCGTCGCGATGCCTTTGCTGTTCCTCGGGCTGGCGCTTTCGCGCGCGGGATCTGGCGAACCGATTGATTTTGGCTTTCCCCTGGTATTCCATCTGGCACATATTGTCTGCGGGCCGCGCGTGGCCCTGAGCCAAACCGCGCTGCATCCGATCGCGATTGCGGCATGGTTCGGCATGTTTGCCACTTCACTGAACCTGCTGCCCGGCGGGCAACTCGACGGCGGGCACATTCTTGCCAGCGTCTGGCCGCGCACACATCGATGGATTTCGATTTGCACCATCATCGCTCTCTTTGGGCTGTCGTTTTTCTTGTTCCTGGGTTGGTTGCTGTGGGCCATTTTCCTGGCGATCGCAATTCGCCACCCGTGGGTGCCGGAATATCCGCCGCTCGATAAGCCGCGACGTTGGATAGCGTTCTGCGGTCTGGTAATGTTGGTGATAACGATTGCACCGCGCCCCTTCGCTGGCCTCTCGATTTATGACTTCATCATGTATTGGAAACACGGAGGGTAA
- a CDS encoding HU family DNA-binding protein yields MDLEQDRRAVTTFTRSPTVIKLDIINEVVNKTGVTKTKAELAVETVFESMKKALSRGDRIELRGFGVFNVRPRKTGIGRNPRTGAEVNIPPGKAVRFKPGKELQSID; encoded by the coding sequence ATGGATTTAGAGCAGGATAGGCGTGCTGTCACCACCTTTACCCGGAGCCCAACCGTGATCAAGCTGGACATCATCAACGAAGTGGTGAACAAGACCGGCGTAACCAAGACCAAAGCCGAGCTGGCCGTCGAGACCGTGTTTGAGAGCATGAAGAAGGCCTTGTCGCGCGGCGACCGCATTGAACTCCGCGGCTTTGGCGTCTTTAACGTGCGCCCTCGCAAAACCGGCATTGGCCGCAATCCGCGCACCGGCGCGGAAGTGAACATTCCGCCGGGCAAGGCGGTGCGGTTTAAGCCGGGAAAAGAACTACAGTCGATCGATTAG
- the dcd gene encoding dCTP deaminase — MAIKSDRWIRRMAQEHDMINPFYEKQMRQGVISYGLSSYGYDLRVADEFKIFTNVNNAIVDPKHFDEKSFVTITSDVCIVPPNSFALARSVEYFKIPRDVLTICVGKSTYARCGIIVNVTPFEPEWEGYVTLEISNTTPLPAKIYANEGLCQILFFQSDEVCEISYKDKKGKYQSQKGIVLPKL; from the coding sequence ATGGCCATCAAGAGTGACCGCTGGATACGCCGCATGGCGCAAGAACACGACATGATCAACCCCTTTTACGAGAAGCAGATGCGCCAAGGGGTCATTTCTTACGGCCTGTCGTCCTACGGCTACGACCTGCGCGTGGCGGACGAATTCAAGATCTTTACCAACGTCAACAACGCCATCGTCGACCCCAAACACTTCGACGAGAAGTCCTTTGTCACCATAACCAGCGACGTCTGCATCGTGCCGCCGAACTCCTTCGCCCTCGCGCGCTCGGTCGAATACTTCAAAATCCCGCGCGACGTGCTGACCATCTGCGTTGGCAAGAGCACCTACGCTCGCTGCGGCATCATCGTGAACGTCACGCCCTTCGAGCCCGAGTGGGAGGGCTACGTCACCCTCGAAATCTCGAACACCACGCCGCTGCCGGCGAAGATCTATGCCAACGAAGGCCTCTGCCAGATCCTGTTCTTCCAGAGCGATGAGGTTTGCGAGATCAGCTATAAGGACAAAAAGGGCAAGTACCAGTCGCAGAAGGGAATCGTGTTGCCGAAGCTGTAA
- a CDS encoding GNAT family N-acetyltransferase — MPIEIRIANAADIPAMLGVINAAFAIETFLEGQRADAARIEEMMEKGKFFVVLDNGEIVASIYVEPRGERSLLAMLAVHPKKQGSPLAFRLARAAEAHCREQGCKFADITVLSQRTELPPVYERFGYRLTGTKEFESTQQLKDGVQCHTLLLTKEL, encoded by the coding sequence ATGCCCATCGAAATTCGAATAGCGAACGCCGCGGATATCCCCGCCATGCTGGGGGTGATCAACGCGGCGTTCGCTATCGAGACCTTCCTCGAAGGCCAGCGCGCCGATGCAGCGCGAATCGAAGAGATGATGGAGAAGGGCAAATTCTTCGTCGTGCTCGACAACGGCGAGATCGTTGCATCCATCTACGTCGAACCGCGCGGTGAGCGATCCCTCCTCGCGATGCTCGCAGTACACCCGAAGAAGCAGGGCAGTCCTCTGGCCTTCCGATTGGCGCGTGCTGCCGAAGCCCACTGCCGCGAGCAGGGCTGCAAGTTCGCCGACATCACCGTACTCAGCCAGCGGACCGAATTGCCACCGGTGTATGAACGGTTCGGCTATCGTCTGACCGGGACGAAGGAGTTCGAATCCACGCAGCAGTTGAAAGACGGCGTGCAGTGCCACACGCTGCTGCTGACCAAAGAGCTCTGA
- a CDS encoding Hfq-like protein gives MKDSMDSTAVGRALEPDFSNRKLIRPSLGRPDHARSEQMQERRERPMNGGGGAGKKTPPAEQTHAENFYYQKQMQAKTPMVFVLQDGEEIHGSIEWYDKTCLKITRSNGANLLIYKPSIKYIYKESEK, from the coding sequence ATGAAAGATTCTATGGATTCCACTGCGGTCGGCCGCGCCCTGGAACCGGATTTCTCGAATCGTAAATTGATTCGGCCTTCGCTCGGACGTCCCGACCACGCACGCAGTGAGCAGATGCAGGAACGACGCGAACGCCCCATGAATGGCGGCGGGGGCGCGGGCAAGAAGACACCTCCAGCCGAACAGACCCACGCCGAAAATTTCTATTACCAGAAACAGATGCAGGCAAAAACGCCGATGGTCTTCGTGCTGCAGGACGGCGAAGAGATCCACGGCAGCATCGAGTGGTACGACAAGACCTGCCTGAAGATCACGCGAAGCAATGGCGCGAACCTGCTGATCTATAAGCCCAGCATCAAATACATCTACAAGGAATCCGAGAAATAG
- a CDS encoding ATP-binding protein, with translation MPFSDFHGNPATVQSAREMLGRGRFPHAVILSGPRGSGKFTLAQMIAKAMNCLEPPMTDDGLPDFCGRCSNCERIAQADDLDARFTEAVEAREGLRETDKKETRILVQTHPDVLIIPPDPPQMLVKVDQVRHVIGHIYYKPTQGEHKVYIFPTANFMKEAANSLLKILEEPPEFATIFLLSENPSSLLATIRSRCVQLRLEAIAPEDVESYLEKERPEWAARQRALVARLCGGGIGQARTFDLAAYTAARQDALTLLRSSVAAQDHTELFKVTEGYRAGAEGKEKTDQLIRASYSLLQDLLYLLSGTPKLVRNTDLGSELTKLAQSVDLGWVQKAALKLGEVETGMRRNLLRSLSLDAFATSLERA, from the coding sequence ATGCCCTTCTCCGACTTCCACGGCAATCCTGCCACGGTTCAATCAGCGCGCGAAATGCTTGGGCGCGGGCGGTTCCCACATGCGGTGATCCTGAGCGGGCCGCGCGGTAGCGGCAAGTTCACACTGGCGCAGATGATTGCCAAGGCGATGAACTGCCTTGAGCCGCCGATGACCGACGACGGCCTGCCCGATTTCTGTGGACGCTGCTCAAACTGCGAGCGGATTGCGCAAGCGGACGATCTCGATGCGCGATTTACGGAGGCTGTCGAGGCGCGTGAGGGCCTGCGCGAGACCGACAAAAAGGAAACTCGCATCCTGGTGCAGACGCATCCGGACGTGCTCATCATTCCGCCTGATCCGCCGCAGATGCTGGTGAAGGTGGACCAGGTGCGCCACGTGATTGGGCACATCTATTACAAGCCGACGCAGGGCGAGCACAAGGTTTACATCTTCCCTACCGCCAACTTCATGAAGGAGGCGGCGAACTCGCTGCTGAAAATTCTGGAGGAGCCGCCGGAATTTGCGACGATCTTCCTGCTTTCGGAAAATCCCAGTTCCCTGCTGGCGACGATTCGTTCGCGTTGTGTGCAATTGCGGCTGGAAGCGATCGCGCCGGAAGATGTGGAGAGTTATCTGGAGAAAGAGCGTCCGGAGTGGGCGGCGCGGCAGCGGGCGCTGGTGGCACGTCTCTGCGGGGGTGGTATCGGCCAGGCCAGGACCTTCGATCTCGCGGCGTACACGGCGGCGCGTCAGGATGCCCTGACGTTGTTGCGATCTTCCGTCGCGGCGCAGGACCATACCGAGCTCTTCAAAGTGACGGAGGGCTACCGCGCAGGAGCGGAAGGAAAAGAGAAAACCGACCAACTGATCCGGGCGAGCTACTCTCTGCTGCAGGACCTTCTGTATTTACTTTCCGGTACTCCCAAATTGGTCCGAAACACGGACTTGGGCAGCGAATTAACCAAGCTGGCACAATCGGTTGATTTGGGATGGGTGCAAAAGGCGGCGCTCAAGCTTGGTGAGGTGGAGACGGGCATGCGGCGTAACCTGTTGCGCAGCTTATCCCTAGACGCCTTTGCCACGTCGCTGGAACGCGCCTGA
- a CDS encoding class I SAM-dependent methyltransferase: MKASWMAGDFGKIAALNRKWGEDFVDRLDLKPGMKVLDIACGTGNQALPAAHKGANVTGVDIATNLLAQARERAAAEKLAINFIEGDAEELPFEDASFDVVYSMFGAMFAPRPERVAAELKRVCKPGGMVAMGNWTPEGVPGQIFRATAKYLPPPPGLQPPSMWGVEDVVRQRLGDGFELKMQKVRARAEYAEMKPMDVVNLFREWFGPTKMAFARLDPENQQKLASDIEQIFANANNHPSGGMSHDAEYLEVQGRRK; this comes from the coding sequence ATGAAGGCCAGTTGGATGGCCGGCGACTTCGGCAAGATCGCTGCACTGAACCGCAAGTGGGGCGAGGACTTCGTGGATCGGCTCGATTTGAAGCCGGGGATGAAGGTACTCGACATCGCGTGCGGGACCGGCAACCAAGCACTTCCGGCGGCACACAAGGGCGCAAATGTGACCGGTGTTGACATAGCGACGAACCTGCTCGCGCAGGCGCGGGAGCGAGCCGCCGCGGAAAAACTGGCGATCAACTTCATCGAAGGCGATGCCGAAGAGTTGCCGTTTGAAGATGCGTCGTTCGACGTGGTGTACTCGATGTTTGGCGCGATGTTCGCGCCGCGTCCGGAGCGCGTAGCGGCAGAGTTGAAACGGGTTTGCAAACCTGGAGGGATGGTCGCGATGGGCAATTGGACGCCAGAAGGCGTTCCGGGCCAGATCTTCCGTGCAACTGCAAAATATCTTCCGCCACCTCCGGGGCTGCAGCCGCCGTCGATGTGGGGCGTGGAGGACGTGGTTCGCCAGCGGCTCGGCGATGGGTTCGAGTTGAAAATGCAGAAGGTGCGGGCCCGCGCTGAATACGCCGAGATGAAACCGATGGACGTCGTGAACCTCTTCCGCGAATGGTTTGGGCCGACGAAGATGGCATTTGCGCGGCTCGATCCAGAGAACCAGCAGAAACTCGCTTCGGACATCGAGCAGATTTTTGCGAATGCGAACAATCATCCGAGCGGCGGGATGTCGCATGATGCGGAATATCTTGAGGTGCAGGGACGACGGAAATAG
- a CDS encoding DUF4440 domain-containing protein — MKLVALIAALALTTACAKSPAPITQQEVVQRSQELFDAVAVGNKDPWQKYFADDVLYFDEKGRAMDKTALVADVEPLPKGYSGEIKLVNSKFHLEGNTAINSYDMNETETIFGQEMHARYHETDTWMYRNSQWQIVAGQVLRYYEDPAPGAVDEKKLKDYVGTYELAAGDRATVAVEAGRLTLKRGSRPAVELIPEGCDIFFRKGVEGRRVFHFTKGKVDSMIDRRNNEDVVWKKVSDKTAS, encoded by the coding sequence ATGAAACTCGTTGCCCTCATCGCCGCCCTTGCTCTCACCACCGCCTGCGCCAAAAGTCCCGCGCCCATCACCCAGCAGGAAGTCGTCCAGAGAAGCCAGGAACTCTTCGACGCCGTGGCCGTAGGCAACAAGGACCCCTGGCAGAAGTACTTCGCGGACGACGTTCTCTACTTCGACGAAAAAGGCCGCGCCATGGACAAAACGGCACTCGTGGCCGACGTCGAACCCCTGCCCAAGGGTTACTCCGGTGAGATCAAGCTCGTGAACTCGAAGTTCCATCTCGAGGGCAACACCGCCATCAATTCCTACGACATGAATGAGACAGAGACGATCTTCGGCCAGGAAATGCACGCCCGATATCACGAGACCGACACCTGGATGTATCGCAACAGCCAATGGCAAATCGTAGCCGGACAAGTGCTGCGCTACTACGAAGATCCTGCCCCAGGCGCGGTTGACGAGAAGAAACTGAAAGACTACGTCGGCACCTACGAACTCGCCGCTGGCGACCGTGCCACCGTCGCCGTGGAAGCAGGGCGCCTCACGTTGAAGCGTGGCTCACGCCCTGCGGTCGAACTCATTCCCGAAGGCTGCGACATTTTCTTCCGCAAGGGTGTCGAAGGCCGACGTGTCTTCCACTTCACCAAAGGCAAGGTCGATTCCATGATCGACCGCCGTAACAACGAAGATGTTGTCTGGAAGAAAGTCTCGGACAAGACGGCCAGCTAG
- the recO gene encoding DNA repair protein RecO, with amino-acid sequence MLKQSEAIVLRTYPMREADLLVTLFTRAEGKIKGVAKAAKKSRRRFGGALEPLTHVRVYYEDRERQELTRLDSCDVLASPMSAEVDYPRALALGHVAEVIDDLLPDREPNDAVFRLSLAVLGQLVPGAVWMPLTYFDLWMVRLAGFLPDLMHCVVCGEELDDRAFFHPLVDGLVCANDKRLASTELTVESRAIADLMFRAPLENFAGAPWPRQRCADLRRFLVQILERHLEKKLVTVTMLDKLD; translated from the coding sequence ATGCTCAAGCAATCTGAGGCGATTGTCCTCCGCACCTATCCAATGCGCGAGGCCGATCTGCTGGTGACGCTGTTTACCCGCGCGGAAGGCAAAATCAAAGGCGTGGCGAAAGCGGCCAAGAAGTCGCGCCGCCGGTTTGGCGGGGCACTCGAACCGCTGACGCATGTGCGGGTGTATTACGAAGATCGCGAGCGACAGGAACTGACCCGGTTGGACTCGTGCGATGTGCTGGCGAGTCCGATGTCGGCAGAGGTGGATTATCCGCGAGCGCTGGCGTTAGGGCACGTCGCCGAAGTCATCGACGACCTGCTGCCGGACCGCGAGCCGAATGACGCGGTTTTCCGGCTCTCGTTGGCGGTGCTGGGACAGTTGGTTCCCGGAGCGGTCTGGATGCCGCTGACGTATTTCGATCTTTGGATGGTGCGGCTGGCAGGCTTTCTTCCCGACCTGATGCATTGCGTGGTCTGCGGAGAAGAGCTGGATGACCGGGCGTTCTTCCATCCGCTGGTGGATGGCCTGGTGTGCGCGAACGATAAGCGCCTGGCCTCAACCGAGTTGACGGTGGAATCGCGCGCCATCGCGGATTTGATGTTTCGGGCCCCGTTAGAGAATTTTGCCGGCGCGCCATGGCCGCGCCAACGTTGTGCCGACTTACGCCGCTTCTTGGTGCAAATCCTGGAGCGGCACTTAGAAAAGAAGCTGGTCACCGTGACCATGCTCGACAAATTGGACTGA
- a CDS encoding glycine--tRNA ligase subunit alpha: protein MSSDCHKNPLTFQQLILRLQNFWAEHGCILQQPHDVEVGAGTMAPETFLRVLGPKPYSVAYVQPSRRPADGRYGENPNRLYKHTQYQVILKPPPQNVQELYLESLAAIGIDLSKHDIKFEEDNWESPTLGAWGIGWQVMLDGLEITQFTYFQQCGGVDLDPIAAELTYGLERIAAFLQDVDSIYDIVWVVGPDGKPVTYGDVRLADELQYSVYNFEKADVTKLWQHFDLFEAEAKALLDEYHASSRAPKKGKAPEAPQFTASEKSRFPILAASDLTLKCSHMFNILDARGAISVTERVGVIARVRALAVAAAKAWVSQQAAAPEEAAEATASA from the coding sequence GTGTCCTCTGACTGTCATAAGAATCCGCTCACTTTCCAGCAACTCATCCTTCGCCTGCAAAATTTCTGGGCCGAACATGGCTGCATCCTGCAACAACCGCACGACGTGGAAGTAGGCGCCGGCACCATGGCCCCGGAAACTTTCCTTCGTGTGCTCGGCCCCAAGCCCTACAGTGTCGCCTATGTGCAGCCCTCGCGGCGCCCCGCCGATGGCCGCTACGGCGAGAACCCGAATCGGCTCTACAAGCACACTCAGTACCAGGTCATCCTCAAGCCACCGCCGCAGAACGTGCAGGAGTTGTACCTCGAATCACTGGCGGCGATCGGCATTGATCTCTCGAAGCACGATATCAAGTTCGAGGAAGACAACTGGGAGTCGCCAACGCTCGGCGCGTGGGGCATTGGCTGGCAGGTGATGCTCGACGGCCTCGAGATCACCCAGTTCACGTACTTCCAGCAGTGCGGCGGCGTCGATCTCGACCCGATCGCGGCCGAGCTGACCTACGGTCTGGAGCGCATCGCTGCGTTCTTACAAGACGTGGATTCGATTTACGACATCGTGTGGGTCGTCGGGCCAGACGGCAAGCCGGTCACCTATGGCGACGTTCGTCTTGCCGACGAATTGCAGTACTCGGTTTACAACTTTGAAAAAGCCGATGTAACGAAACTCTGGCAGCACTTCGATCTGTTTGAAGCCGAAGCCAAGGCGCTACTCGACGAATATCACGCATCAAGCCGAGCGCCAAAGAAGGGCAAGGCTCCGGAGGCCCCGCAGTTCACGGCCTCGGAGAAATCGCGTTTCCCGATCCTCGCGGCTTCGGATCTGACCTTGAAATGCTCGCACATGTTCAACATCCTCGACGCCCGCGGCGCGATCAGCGTAACCGAGCGTGTAGGCGTAATCGCGCGCGTCAGAGCACTGGCCGTAGCCGCAGCCAAGGCGTGGGTAAGCCAGCAAGCGGCTGCACCAGAAGAAGCAGCCGAGGCAACCGCCAGTGCATAG